Below is a genomic region from Kryptolebias marmoratus isolate JLee-2015 linkage group LG12, ASM164957v2, whole genome shotgun sequence.
aaaaccttgggTTCAAAAGAATTATTTTGCAAACATGTGTGACATTTCCATGTGACAAAACAGTTCATTGGGTTCAGGACAATTAAtgcaaaagtgcaaaaaaaaagattccttTTCTGAACCAAACCTGTAATCACACTAAAACATTTTCCatcaaaatctgaaaacattcaaagaaaCTGACTGCTCTGTGTGATGGCGTGCAACTCACTGCATTCCTGTGGCTCCATGCAAGCAGCTAATTTATCACCAAATTCATCATAACTGTTATTTGATTGGTGTTTTGTGCATAGACTGCCGCATGAAGAAAGTCCCACTTAAATCTTCTTCAGCCTCCCCtgcaatattaaaaaataatgattgagctaaatttaaagtaaatttcaGCCCACCCTGTGGTTCTTTACACCTGCAGTCATATTTCTGATTCTGCCGTCAAGGGTCTTGATTCTAAAGGCAAAGAATCCAGGTTGCATTCAGAGTTTGACACCAGATCTGTGCTTGTGTCGTCGAGCGGAACAACCTCAACGTCCCTCATCAACCTGTTTTCCACCTCCTCAaactcctcctccatctcagCTTTTTCGAGCGCCACCTCGTTCTCGTAGCAAAAGGAGTTCCCCACGCTGGAAGCGTCGGACTTCCTCTCGGCCAGGTCTCTGGCGCTACAGGACGGCGTGCTGGGCACTTCGTAGGTGTTGTCAAAGCGAGAGTAGTCCACTTTGTAATAGTTCTTTTCTTCAAAGAGCACTGGCTCGAAGCGGTAACCCCAGAGGATCTCGCTGGCCACATAGGAGCTCCGACACTGAGTCGTCATGGCCGTGGCCTCGACCATGCCCTCGAGGATCACCACAATCTCAAACTCTGATGTTTCCAAGTCCTGTTTGCTCATCTCGTAGAAAGGACTGTCCTCGTCAATCTCATGCACGATGGTGATAGGAGACACCAGGAAGATTCTGTCGATGCCGCTATCAAAGCCCACATCGATGTCTACTTGATCCAGAGGGATGAACTCTCCCTCTGCTGTGGTGCGGGACTTGAGCAGCTGGGCCCTCACGTGGGCCTCAACCAGGTGACTCTTCCTCAGGTTCCCCACCCGCCACATCAGGCAAAGTTTACCATCTCTCATAGCTACTGTGGCATAATGGCTGAACACCAGGGTCTCGTTCCTCTTCTTAGGCTTTGCCATCTTGGCCATGACGGCACCAATAATAAAAGCATCAATAATGCATCCCACAATGCTTTGAAATACCACCATGAAAACTGCAACAGGGCATTCCTCGGTCACATAGCGATACCCGTAGCCAATTGTGGTTTGGGTCtcgactgaaaataaaaaagcagccgTGAAGCTGTCCACATTGGAAACACAGATTTGAGTCTCGTTCTCCAAGTCCCCATAACAGAGGGCCACAACCCAGAAGACGAAGCCAAAAAACAACCAGGACAATAGGAAGGAGAGGCAGAATACCAACAGCATCCAGCGCCAGCGGATGTCCACGCAGGTGGTGAAGATATCTGCCAGGTAACGCTGGCCTTTTTCACTCATGTTGATAAACTGCACATTGCAGTGGCCATCCTTGCTGACAAAGCGGCTCTGACGCTGCTGCTCTATGTGTCCCTTGTTGACGTTGCCATTCCCGTAGCCATTCGGAACAGCAACGGACGCCAGCTTCATGCCATCTTCCTCCGAGGACACAATGCTGTAACGGTGGCTTCGCAGGCTCCCCATCGCTTCCACCTGAGGGGGCTGGGCCACTTCTGCTTTGGAAAACAGTCTAAGTTTTTGGTAGAAGCGTTGGAGAAACAGTTTTGAATGCTCCAGTGGACAAACTCAAGGAGAAAATGTGGACAGCAGGACTTGAGCCTGTAGGAAGGACACTGGGCCTGCGCTTCTGT
It encodes:
- the LOC108241242 gene encoding inward rectifier potassium channel 2-like, whose amino-acid sequence is MGSLRSHRYSIVSSEEDGMKLASVAVPNGYGNGNVNKGHIEQQRQSRFVSKDGHCNVQFINMSEKGQRYLADIFTTCVDIRWRWMLLVFCLSFLLSWLFFGFVFWVVALCYGDLENETQICVSNVDSFTAAFLFSVETQTTIGYGYRYVTEECPVAVFMVVFQSIVGCIIDAFIIGAVMAKMAKPKKRNETLVFSHYATVAMRDGKLCLMWRVGNLRKSHLVEAHVRAQLLKSRTTAEGEFIPLDQVDIDVGFDSGIDRIFLVSPITIVHEIDEDSPFYEMSKQDLETSEFEIVVILEGMVEATAMTTQCRSSYVASEILWGYRFEPVLFEEKNYYKVDYSRFDNTYEVPSTPSCSARDLAERKSDASSVGNSFCYENEVALEKAEMEEEFEEVENRLMRDVEVVPLDDTSTDLVSNSECNLDSLPLESRPLTAESEI